One window of Acuticoccus sediminis genomic DNA carries:
- a CDS encoding MBL fold metallo-hydrolase, with protein sequence MPPLDLGRITVHPLIDAVPDPVAVTWSFPAVDAAEWASVTLPGLDPAGRFQPSLGAFLVTIGATRVLCDAGIGRGPNAYLGGLEGRLPPLLAAAGLTTDDVDAVVFTHLHMDHVGWASDGGAPVFGRARYFVPAADAAFFAAGAPGMGAHHAEAFEASIRPLIAAGRVTPLAGGAEILPGVSYRATPGHTPGHQAILFTADGRTLAVCGDVFHAPAQVERPDWSHRADHDAARARISRRAFIDAAAREGWILAAGHFRDGLQFGRIAAGPDRALWRPLATDGHDGGPAARAADLTTGG encoded by the coding sequence TTGCCGCCCTTGGACCTCGGTCGGATCACGGTTCATCCCCTGATCGACGCCGTGCCGGATCCGGTGGCGGTGACCTGGTCCTTTCCGGCCGTCGACGCGGCCGAGTGGGCGTCGGTGACCCTGCCGGGGCTCGACCCCGCGGGCCGCTTCCAGCCGAGCCTCGGCGCCTTCCTGGTGACGATCGGCGCGACGCGCGTCCTGTGCGACGCCGGCATCGGTCGGGGCCCGAACGCCTACCTCGGCGGGCTCGAGGGCCGGCTGCCGCCGCTGCTGGCGGCGGCGGGCCTGACGACGGACGACGTCGACGCGGTCGTCTTCACCCACCTCCACATGGACCACGTCGGCTGGGCGAGCGACGGCGGCGCGCCGGTGTTCGGCCGTGCCAGGTACTTCGTGCCCGCGGCGGACGCGGCCTTCTTCGCCGCCGGCGCGCCGGGGATGGGAGCCCACCACGCCGAGGCCTTCGAGGCCTCGATCCGGCCCCTGATCGCGGCAGGGCGCGTCACGCCGCTCGCCGGCGGGGCGGAGATCCTGCCGGGCGTCAGCTACCGCGCGACGCCGGGGCACACGCCCGGCCACCAGGCGATCCTCTTCACGGCGGACGGGCGGACGCTCGCGGTGTGCGGCGACGTCTTCCACGCACCGGCGCAGGTGGAGCGGCCGGACTGGTCCCACCGCGCCGACCACGACGCGGCCCGCGCCCGCATCTCCCGCCGCGCCTTCATCGACGCGGCGGCGCGGGAGGGCTGGATCCTGGCCGCGGGCCACTTCCGCGACGGCCTCCAGTTCGGCCGCATCGCGGCGGGGCCGGACCGCGCGCTGTGGCGGCCGCTCGCCACGGACGGTCACGACGGAGGGCCCGCCGCACGGGCCGCAGACCTTACCACTGGAGGGTAG
- a CDS encoding carbohydrate ABC transporter permease, whose product MSQALHRPRIRPGRIVVWTLLMLGGIVMIMPFAYMISTSLKTPEQVYDLRLIPVRPTLKNYAALLADARFLDWFVNSLVTSTLVTVSVLFFDSLVGYTLAKYRFRGRGVVFIAILSTLMIPTEMLVIPWYLMSASLGWLDTYWGIMFPGLITGFGVFMMRQFFMTVPDELIDAARIDGLSEFRIWWEIAMPLVTPALSALAIFTFLGNWTAFLWPLIATSESTLFTVPVGLSSFASENLTRWEMVMTGAAVSTIPTLIVFILFQKYIIRGVVLSGLKG is encoded by the coding sequence ATGAGCCAGGCGCTGCACCGCCCCCGCATCCGGCCCGGCAGGATCGTCGTTTGGACGCTCCTGATGCTCGGCGGGATCGTCATGATCATGCCGTTCGCCTACATGATCTCGACGTCGCTGAAGACGCCGGAGCAGGTCTACGACCTCCGCCTCATCCCGGTTCGTCCGACGCTGAAGAACTACGCGGCGCTGCTGGCGGACGCGCGCTTCCTCGACTGGTTCGTCAACTCGCTGGTGACGTCGACGCTGGTCACGGTGTCGGTGCTCTTCTTCGACAGTCTGGTGGGCTACACGCTCGCCAAGTACCGCTTCCGCGGGCGCGGCGTCGTCTTCATCGCGATCCTGTCGACCCTGATGATCCCGACCGAGATGCTCGTCATCCCCTGGTACCTGATGAGCGCCAGCCTCGGCTGGCTCGACACCTACTGGGGGATCATGTTCCCGGGCCTCATCACCGGATTCGGCGTCTTCATGATGCGCCAGTTCTTCATGACGGTGCCGGACGAGCTGATCGACGCGGCGCGCATCGACGGGCTGTCGGAATTCCGCATCTGGTGGGAGATCGCGATGCCGCTGGTGACGCCGGCCCTTTCGGCGCTGGCGATCTTCACCTTCCTCGGCAACTGGACGGCGTTCCTTTGGCCGCTCATCGCGACGTCGGAGTCGACGCTCTTCACGGTGCCGGTGGGCCTGTCGTCCTTCGCCAGCGAGAACCTGACGCGATGGGAGATGGTGATGACGGGCGCCGCCGTGTCGACCATCCCGACGCTGATCGTCTTCATCCTCTTCCAGAAGTACATCATCCGCGGCGTCGTCCTCTCCGGACTCAAAGGCTGA
- a CDS encoding carbohydrate ABC transporter permease codes for MRAIDSLTIHQKQALWAWVFLAVPIVFFVVVRFYPTLDSAWISLTNWSLFREPKFIGFANYRKMFADPVFWKVFANTFKYLALGLPISLLISFTVAYFLDRVRVMHGLIRGLYFVPYLTTAVAMAWVWRWFYEPVPIGLFNDVLSSLGLPQQPFLRSVDQALPSVLAPAIWAGLGFQVIIFLAGLRAIPETYYEAARIDGVGSWTILREITLPLLRPTLLFLIVISSIGFLRIFDQVYNMTVDGQGGPLNATRPLVLNIYNSAFVDYDMGYATAQTMVLFLVLLVITVVQLRLLRSS; via the coding sequence ATGCGCGCCATCGACAGTCTGACGATCCACCAGAAGCAGGCGCTCTGGGCGTGGGTGTTCCTCGCCGTGCCGATCGTCTTCTTCGTGGTGGTCCGCTTCTACCCGACGCTCGATTCCGCCTGGATCTCGCTCACCAACTGGAGCCTGTTCCGCGAGCCGAAGTTCATCGGATTCGCCAACTATCGGAAGATGTTCGCCGATCCCGTCTTCTGGAAGGTGTTCGCCAACACGTTCAAGTACCTCGCGCTGGGGCTCCCGATCAGCCTGCTGATCTCCTTCACCGTCGCCTACTTCCTCGACCGCGTGCGGGTGATGCACGGGCTGATCCGCGGGCTCTACTTCGTGCCCTACCTCACCACGGCGGTGGCGATGGCGTGGGTCTGGCGCTGGTTCTACGAGCCGGTGCCGATCGGCCTCTTCAACGACGTCCTGTCGAGCCTCGGTCTGCCGCAGCAGCCGTTCCTGCGCTCGGTCGACCAGGCGCTGCCGTCGGTGCTCGCGCCGGCGATCTGGGCCGGCCTCGGCTTCCAGGTCATCATCTTCCTCGCCGGCCTGCGCGCCATTCCGGAGACCTACTACGAGGCCGCGCGCATCGACGGCGTCGGGAGCTGGACGATCCTGCGGGAGATCACGCTGCCGCTGCTGCGGCCGACGCTCCTCTTCCTGATCGTCATCTCCTCCATCGGCTTCCTGAGGATCTTCGACCAGGTCTACAACATGACCGTCGACGGCCAGGGCGGGCCGCTCAACGCGACACGGCCCCTCGTCCTCAACATCTACAACTCCGCCTTCGTCGACTACGACATGGGCTACGCGACGGCGCAGACGATGGTGCTCTTCCTGGTGCTCCTCGTGATCACCGTAGTGCAGCTCCGGCTGCTGCGGTCGTCATGA
- a CDS encoding argininosuccinate lyase, with amino-acid sequence MTDRPTSTDTTTFPDPVYARTVLAPLYGHAKTVFAEPLMRINRAHCVMLAETGILAGDEARQIASALAAIEASDILAPSPYTGAHEDLFFEVEGALKARVGNELGGKLHTGRSRNDLDHAIFRLRLKAVIDAMLDVARTTAWTMLDAARANKGEIIVAYTHGQPAQPTTYGHYLAGALETLLADIGRLDAARALVDRSPMGAAAITTTGFPVDRARMAGLLGFAEPTLNSYASIAGVDYVTAPYSALALMMLHLGRVVQDLQFWTSFEVGQLYVANSLVQISSIMPQKRNPVPIEHMRHLASTALGQAETVVRTMHNTPFTDMNDSEAEVQVTGLAAFATAGRVLDLLAAVLGGARVEPENVRRNIDRSCITITELADTLVRDEGLSFREGHEIASAVATAVVAGKGVLSDAYPAFAAAFERLAGRPSRLDEDAFRAAVGPEHFVAVRERHGGPGPAAMAAALETYRARLGALEEAAVHHAEREAVAAAALSEAFGALSGAGG; translated from the coding sequence ATGACCGATCGTCCGACCTCGACCGACACGACAACCTTCCCGGATCCGGTCTACGCGCGGACCGTGCTGGCGCCGCTCTACGGGCACGCCAAGACGGTGTTCGCGGAGCCGCTGATGCGCATCAACCGGGCGCACTGCGTGATGCTGGCGGAGACGGGGATCCTCGCCGGGGACGAGGCACGGCAGATCGCGTCAGCGCTCGCCGCGATCGAGGCGTCCGACATCCTCGCCCCCTCGCCCTACACCGGCGCGCACGAGGACCTCTTCTTCGAGGTGGAGGGCGCGCTGAAGGCCCGCGTCGGCAACGAGCTGGGCGGCAAGCTCCACACCGGGCGGAGCCGCAACGACCTCGACCACGCGATCTTCCGCCTGCGCCTCAAGGCGGTCATCGACGCCATGCTCGACGTCGCGCGCACCACGGCGTGGACGATGCTGGACGCGGCGCGGGCCAACAAGGGCGAGATCATCGTCGCCTACACGCACGGCCAGCCGGCCCAGCCGACCACGTACGGCCACTACCTCGCCGGCGCGCTGGAGACGCTGCTCGCCGATATCGGCAGGCTCGACGCGGCGCGGGCGCTGGTCGACCGCTCGCCGATGGGCGCGGCGGCGATCACCACGACAGGCTTTCCCGTCGACCGGGCGCGGATGGCCGGGCTGTTGGGCTTTGCCGAACCGACGCTCAACTCCTACGCCTCGATCGCCGGCGTCGACTACGTGACGGCGCCCTATTCGGCGCTGGCGCTGATGATGCTGCACCTCGGGCGCGTGGTGCAGGACCTCCAGTTCTGGACGAGCTTCGAGGTCGGCCAGCTCTACGTCGCCAACAGCCTCGTGCAGATCTCATCGATCATGCCGCAGAAGCGCAATCCGGTGCCCATCGAGCATATGCGCCACCTCGCCTCGACGGCGCTCGGCCAGGCCGAGACCGTGGTGCGCACGATGCACAACACGCCGTTCACCGACATGAACGACAGCGAGGCGGAGGTGCAGGTGACGGGCCTCGCGGCGTTCGCGACGGCCGGGCGCGTCCTCGACCTGCTCGCGGCGGTGCTCGGCGGGGCGCGGGTCGAGCCGGAGAACGTGCGGCGAAACATCGACCGCTCCTGCATCACCATCACCGAGCTTGCGGACACGCTGGTGCGCGACGAGGGCCTGTCCTTCCGCGAGGGGCACGAGATCGCGTCGGCCGTCGCGACGGCGGTGGTCGCCGGAAAGGGCGTGCTGAGCGACGCGTACCCAGCCTTCGCGGCCGCGTTCGAGCGGCTCGCGGGGCGGCCGAGCCGGCTCGACGAGGACGCCTTCCGCGCCGCCGTCGGTCCGGAGCACTTCGTCGCCGTGCGCGAGCGGCACGGCGGGCCGGGGCCGGCCGCGATGGCCGCCGCGCTGGAGACCTATCGTGCCCGCCTCGGCGCGCTGGAGGAGGCGGCGGTCCACCACGCCGAGCGGGAGGCCGTCGCCGCGGCGGCGCTGTCGGAGGCGTTCGGCGCGCTCAGCGGGGCGGGGGGCTGA
- a CDS encoding phenylacetate--CoA ligase family protein, whose protein sequence is MADDLTFQTPEDLTRARDEVFGATLDRIFDCHPHYRALFAERGIRRADIAGVADLPRLPVTGKSDYVGNPAGFTLDLPASVDAEERIVWDVMYTTGSTGDPTPFTSTSYDFLNVLALNRNMLRLRGVTADDTILNLFPLTRHPHGAFARAMNAAAAYGIPVVAAMPGSPSPRHPDLGNRMDEVCALAGRSGATILWGVPSYIRKMLGRAEEMGVRLPSVRLVFVTGEGFGEEARRDLVERLKRLGAPDPRVSVSYGATEMQGGMVECVPGAGYHNPAPLQFAFEAVDPETHEPVADGEEGLILLTHLDRRGTTMLRYALGDTARLTRERCPHCGALTERLVSVPVRRDGFVKIKGMLVNPQALVDGLAAEAGIAAFQAYVDKEDAADALSMDRLVIRLSPRGVADDALVRRVADKVKATVGVSPVVELVAADDAALGGGNWKAKPIIDLRRRPD, encoded by the coding sequence TTGGCCGACGACCTCACCTTCCAGACCCCCGAGGACCTGACGCGGGCCCGCGACGAGGTGTTCGGCGCGACTCTCGACCGGATCTTCGACTGCCACCCGCACTACCGGGCGCTGTTCGCGGAGCGGGGCATCCGCCGGGCGGACATCGCCGGCGTCGCCGACCTGCCGCGCCTGCCGGTGACGGGCAAGTCGGACTATGTCGGCAACCCGGCGGGGTTCACGCTCGACCTGCCGGCGAGCGTCGACGCCGAGGAGCGCATCGTCTGGGACGTGATGTACACGACCGGGTCGACGGGGGACCCGACCCCGTTCACATCGACGTCCTACGACTTCCTCAACGTGCTGGCGCTCAACCGGAACATGCTGCGGCTGCGCGGGGTGACGGCGGACGACACGATCCTCAACCTCTTCCCGCTGACGCGTCATCCGCACGGTGCCTTCGCAAGGGCGATGAACGCGGCGGCGGCCTACGGCATCCCCGTGGTCGCAGCGATGCCGGGCTCGCCGAGCCCGCGCCACCCTGACCTCGGCAACCGCATGGACGAGGTGTGTGCGCTGGCGGGCCGGTCCGGCGCGACCATCCTCTGGGGCGTGCCGTCGTACATCCGCAAGATGCTGGGCCGCGCGGAGGAGATGGGGGTCCGCCTGCCGTCGGTCCGGCTCGTGTTCGTGACCGGCGAGGGGTTCGGCGAGGAGGCGCGGCGCGACCTCGTGGAGCGGCTGAAGCGGCTCGGCGCGCCGGACCCCAGGGTCAGCGTCTCCTACGGCGCGACGGAGATGCAGGGCGGCATGGTCGAGTGCGTGCCCGGCGCCGGTTACCACAATCCCGCGCCGCTCCAGTTCGCCTTCGAGGCCGTCGACCCGGAGACGCACGAGCCGGTGGCCGACGGCGAGGAGGGCCTCATCCTCCTCACCCATCTCGACCGTCGCGGCACCACGATGCTGCGCTACGCGCTCGGCGACACCGCCCGCCTCACCCGCGAGCGTTGCCCCCACTGCGGCGCGCTGACGGAGCGGCTCGTGAGTGTCCCGGTCCGGCGCGACGGGTTCGTGAAGATCAAGGGCATGCTGGTGAACCCGCAGGCGCTGGTGGACGGACTGGCCGCTGAGGCCGGCATCGCCGCATTCCAGGCCTACGTGGACAAGGAGGACGCCGCCGATGCGCTGTCGATGGACCGGCTCGTCATCAGGCTGTCCCCGCGCGGGGTGGCGGACGATGCGCTCGTGCGGCGCGTTGCCGACAAGGTGAAGGCGACCGTCGGCGTCAGTCCGGTCGTGGAACTGGTCGCCGCCGACGACGCGGCGCTCGGCGGCGGGAACTGGAAGGCGAAGCCGATCATCGACCTGCGCAGACGGCCGGACTGA
- a CDS encoding amidohydrolase family protein produces MATVVDSSINYRGHTKLPFYQSELRRPARERASRPWTAETLLPVLDDAGVDKAVLLSSIAAAGVGGEPDAIHADEVYPALLKAPDRLYGYVGLNPTLPIRENLRYLDYAIGELGFRGAHVYPHWWGIRIDDRSYWPLYAKCEELQAPIMLQVGSPTPRNRATIAARPSWLDPVAFDFPELTILGIHIGTPWADEMIMMCRNYENVYMIADAHHPSTWEPQLVQYLNGGGRQNLDGIQKIIWGSDWPIQDIKTSLNEAKELPISPEAYDNLMGLNALRVMNLG; encoded by the coding sequence ATGGCAACGGTCGTCGACTCTTCGATCAACTATCGCGGGCATACCAAGCTGCCCTTCTACCAGTCGGAACTGCGCCGGCCCGCGCGCGAACGCGCCTCGCGCCCGTGGACGGCGGAGACGCTCCTTCCCGTGCTCGACGACGCGGGCGTCGACAAGGCCGTCCTGCTGTCGAGCATCGCCGCCGCGGGCGTCGGTGGCGAACCCGACGCGATCCACGCCGACGAAGTCTACCCGGCACTCCTCAAGGCACCGGACCGGCTCTACGGCTACGTCGGCCTCAATCCGACGCTGCCGATCCGGGAGAACCTGCGCTACCTCGACTACGCCATCGGCGAGCTCGGATTCCGCGGCGCGCACGTCTACCCGCACTGGTGGGGCATCCGCATCGACGACCGGAGCTACTGGCCGCTCTACGCCAAGTGCGAGGAGCTGCAGGCCCCCATCATGCTGCAGGTCGGCTCGCCGACACCGCGCAACCGCGCCACGATCGCGGCCAGGCCGAGCTGGCTCGACCCCGTCGCCTTCGACTTCCCGGAGCTGACCATCCTCGGCATCCACATCGGCACGCCCTGGGCCGACGAGATGATCATGATGTGCCGCAACTACGAGAACGTCTACATGATCGCCGACGCCCACCACCCGTCGACGTGGGAGCCGCAGCTCGTCCAGTACCTCAACGGCGGCGGCCGCCAGAACCTCGACGGCATCCAGAAGATCATCTGGGGCTCCGACTGGCCGATCCAGGACATCAAGACGTCCCTCAACGAGGCCAAAGAGCTGCCGATCTCGCCCGAAGCCTACGACAACCTGATGGGCCTCAACGCGCTCCGGGTCATGAACCTCGGCTGA
- a CDS encoding IclR family transcriptional regulator, whose protein sequence is MATDEGDTADPVRGTTAADRVADVLLAFSAGEPRLGVTALSRQLGLSKAVVHRILQSLVAKGLLQYAAGTRAYDLGPAAAMLGARMLSQMDIRDISRPELIELRSATGETTTLSLLVNDGRAYVEQYVSPQEITMTVELGRSYPLHAGASSQAILANLDGRDRDRVLDGALPALTAGTITDRGTLLAALEEVRRRGYAATRGERQPGAASVAAPIFAAGGRVAGAISVCGPLYRFDDPVIARLVPMVVAVARRISRHFAGADR, encoded by the coding sequence ATGGCGACGGACGAGGGCGATACGGCGGATCCGGTCAGGGGAACGACGGCGGCCGACCGGGTCGCCGACGTGCTCCTCGCCTTCTCGGCCGGCGAGCCGCGCCTCGGGGTGACGGCGCTCTCCCGCCAGCTCGGCCTCAGCAAGGCGGTGGTGCACCGGATCCTGCAGTCGCTGGTCGCCAAGGGCCTGCTGCAGTACGCGGCGGGCACGCGCGCCTACGACCTCGGCCCGGCGGCCGCGATGCTGGGCGCCCGGATGCTCTCGCAGATGGATATCCGCGACATCTCCCGGCCGGAGCTGATCGAGCTGCGCAGCGCGACCGGCGAGACGACGACGCTCTCGCTGCTGGTCAACGACGGCCGGGCGTACGTGGAGCAGTACGTCTCCCCGCAGGAGATCACGATGACGGTGGAGCTGGGGCGCAGCTACCCGCTCCATGCCGGCGCGTCCAGTCAGGCGATTCTGGCCAATCTCGACGGGCGGGACCGCGACAGGGTGCTCGACGGCGCGCTGCCGGCGCTGACCGCGGGCACGATCACCGACCGCGGGACGCTGCTGGCCGCGCTGGAGGAGGTCCGGAGGCGGGGCTACGCGGCGACGCGGGGCGAGCGGCAGCCCGGCGCGGCGTCGGTCGCCGCGCCGATCTTCGCCGCCGGCGGCCGGGTGGCGGGCGCGATCAGCGTCTGCGGGCCACTGTACCGGTTCGACGACCCGGTGATCGCGCGCCTCGTGCCGATGGTCGTGGCGGTCGCCCGGCGGATCAGCCGCCACTTCGCGGGCGCGGACCGCTGA
- a CDS encoding SIS domain-containing protein gives MLAEAGQAAGAVATMLPRAEGALADLARRVAARPPPVITTAARGSSDHAASVFKYLVELGAGIPVASIGPSIASVYARPLRLSDALHVTVSQSGQSPDLVALQDAAKAGGALTLAVVNTPGSPVAAGADIVVDICAGPERSIAATKTFIASAAALAAVAAAIAADASLEAALAALPEALDGSQALPDPALVAALASTTSLFCVGRGPALGLAAEAALKFKELAALHAEAFSLAEVMHGPLGLVRPGFPVLGFVPEDDALSLGRAALERLAEAGANLATFSPALLPGRTLPMPRTGAAAIDALAAMPAFYRLVHAVALARGRDPEAPPHLAKVTHTA, from the coding sequence ATGCTGGCCGAAGCCGGTCAGGCCGCCGGCGCCGTCGCCACGATGCTCCCCCGCGCCGAGGGCGCGCTCGCCGACCTCGCCCGCCGCGTCGCCGCCCGTCCGCCGCCGGTGATCACCACCGCGGCGCGCGGCTCCTCCGACCATGCCGCGAGCGTCTTCAAGTACCTGGTGGAGCTCGGCGCCGGGATCCCGGTCGCCTCGATCGGCCCGTCCATCGCCTCGGTCTACGCGCGCCCCCTGCGCCTTTCGGACGCGCTCCATGTCACGGTCTCGCAGTCCGGCCAGAGCCCGGACCTCGTCGCGCTCCAGGATGCGGCGAAGGCGGGCGGCGCGCTCACCCTGGCGGTGGTCAATACGCCCGGCAGCCCGGTCGCGGCCGGCGCGGACATCGTCGTCGACATCTGCGCCGGACCGGAGCGCAGCATCGCCGCGACGAAGACGTTCATCGCCTCAGCCGCGGCCCTCGCCGCCGTTGCCGCCGCGATCGCCGCCGACGCGTCCCTCGAGGCTGCCCTCGCCGCGCTGCCCGAGGCGCTCGACGGATCGCAGGCCCTGCCGGACCCCGCTCTCGTCGCCGCCCTTGCGTCGACGACGAGCCTCTTCTGCGTCGGCCGCGGCCCGGCGCTCGGCCTCGCCGCCGAGGCAGCGTTGAAGTTCAAGGAGCTCGCGGCGCTCCACGCCGAGGCGTTCTCGCTGGCGGAGGTCATGCACGGCCCGCTCGGCCTCGTGCGCCCCGGTTTCCCCGTGCTCGGCTTCGTCCCGGAGGACGACGCGCTGTCGCTGGGCCGGGCGGCGCTGGAGCGGCTGGCGGAAGCGGGCGCCAACCTCGCCACCTTCTCCCCCGCGCTGCTGCCCGGCCGCACGCTGCCGATGCCGCGCACCGGCGCGGCGGCGATCGACGCCCTCGCCGCGATGCCGGCCTTCTACCGGCTCGTCCACGCGGTCGCCCTCGCGCGCGGTCGCGACCCGGAGGCGCCGCCGCACCTCGCCAAGGTCACCCACACCGCGTGA
- a CDS encoding extracellular solute-binding protein, protein MTLKTAIASAALGAALLSTPAVAVEIEYWQYYFEGRVQAIDQLIEAFEAENPDITVKHTHFPYAQYRTKIAAAVMAGQGPDVVQLYYGWLPDFLKAGLLEPLPAETFDPATIDAEYFPIVKRMKVDGQYYGLPTAVRSLAMFYNKDLFTKAGLDPESPPATYEELVTAAKAIAEHDGSGNLLVAGITATPVAQDAHWWREVLIRQHGGAPYSDDGRTVTYDTPEGAAALHDYTDMFMVHDATEYGFMNESQASFAAQRAGILIDGSFRIGAVQAMEGLNWGVAPLPTQNGVSSNYASYWVNGITRGTEGEELEASLKFLEFITRPEAMQLWLEVVGELPARPSVALTEENLADPVYGPFLAGLDGAQTTEFVNESAQRQIWLDMIDRINIGGVSVEDSLAEAATAEQKLLDEFYAE, encoded by the coding sequence ATGACGTTGAAAACGGCGATCGCATCGGCCGCGCTGGGCGCGGCGCTTCTGTCCACCCCTGCGGTGGCGGTCGAGATCGAGTACTGGCAGTACTACTTCGAGGGGCGCGTCCAGGCGATCGACCAGCTGATCGAGGCGTTCGAGGCCGAGAACCCCGACATCACCGTCAAGCACACGCACTTTCCCTACGCGCAGTACCGCACCAAGATCGCCGCGGCGGTGATGGCGGGGCAGGGGCCGGACGTCGTCCAGCTCTACTACGGCTGGCTGCCGGACTTCCTGAAGGCGGGCCTCCTCGAGCCGCTGCCGGCCGAGACCTTCGACCCCGCGACGATCGACGCGGAGTACTTCCCCATCGTCAAGCGCATGAAGGTCGACGGGCAGTATTACGGCCTGCCGACCGCGGTGCGCTCGCTGGCGATGTTCTACAACAAGGACCTCTTCACGAAGGCCGGGCTCGACCCGGAGAGCCCGCCCGCCACGTACGAGGAGCTGGTCACCGCGGCCAAGGCCATCGCCGAGCACGACGGCAGCGGCAACCTCCTCGTCGCCGGCATCACCGCGACGCCGGTCGCCCAGGACGCGCACTGGTGGCGCGAGGTGCTGATCCGCCAGCACGGCGGCGCACCGTACTCCGACGACGGCCGAACCGTCACCTACGACACGCCAGAGGGCGCGGCCGCGCTGCACGACTACACCGACATGTTCATGGTCCACGACGCCACCGAATACGGCTTCATGAACGAGTCGCAGGCGTCCTTCGCGGCGCAGCGCGCCGGCATCCTCATCGACGGCTCGTTCCGCATCGGCGCCGTCCAGGCGATGGAGGGGCTGAACTGGGGCGTCGCGCCGCTCCCCACGCAGAACGGCGTCTCGTCCAACTACGCCTCCTACTGGGTGAACGGGATCACGCGCGGCACCGAGGGCGAAGAGCTCGAGGCGTCGCTGAAGTTCCTGGAGTTCATCACCCGCCCCGAGGCGATGCAGCTCTGGCTCGAGGTGGTGGGCGAGCTTCCCGCCCGCCCGTCGGTCGCGCTGACCGAGGAGAACCTCGCCGACCCGGTCTACGGCCCGTTCCTCGCCGGCCTCGACGGCGCGCAGACGACCGAGTTCGTCAACGAATCGGCGCAGCGGCAGATCTGGCTCGACATGATCGACCGGATCAACATCGGCGGCGTCTCGGTGGAGGACTCGCTCGCCGAGGCCGCGACGGCCGAGCAGAAGCTCCTCGACGAGTTCTACGCCGAGTAG
- a CDS encoding acetoacetate decarboxylase family protein: MTSSGKLIGASAPFGVDVLSSYRMADERYIGRVIYLTFTTPVDLGRWLPAPLRPVDPHSAFLKLYHLTRNPVGEPARDIGYNAYHEVCVTVAVTIPGDPAERHFNLGMWLDRDWAVYKAREVLGWPKKMADIDIVWPIVPDPGVRHAPVGTRKTFGARISRYGQSIIEVEGTLSDDIAPSRIPPFDGFYSVRHLVAPDGDPRHRIRQLLRIEPHSGWASEPMFAEAKLSFGSCGDERLDAFGEVTVTGCSIRETGWVLPAYPATVLDEDLDFEPEVG, from the coding sequence ATGACGTCGAGTGGAAAGTTGATCGGCGCTTCGGCCCCGTTCGGGGTGGATGTCCTGTCCAGCTACCGGATGGCGGACGAGCGCTACATCGGCCGCGTGATCTATCTGACCTTCACCACGCCGGTGGACCTCGGCCGCTGGCTGCCGGCGCCGCTCAGGCCCGTCGACCCGCACTCGGCGTTCCTGAAGCTCTACCACCTCACGCGCAATCCGGTCGGCGAGCCGGCGCGCGACATCGGCTACAACGCCTACCACGAGGTCTGCGTGACCGTGGCGGTGACGATCCCCGGCGACCCCGCCGAGCGGCACTTCAATCTCGGCATGTGGCTCGACCGGGACTGGGCGGTCTACAAGGCGCGCGAGGTGCTCGGCTGGCCGAAGAAGATGGCCGACATCGACATCGTCTGGCCGATCGTTCCCGATCCCGGCGTGCGCCACGCCCCGGTCGGGACGCGCAAGACCTTCGGCGCCCGCATCAGCCGCTACGGCCAGTCCATCATCGAGGTCGAGGGGACGCTGAGCGACGACATCGCACCGTCGCGGATCCCGCCCTTCGACGGGTTCTACTCCGTCCGCCATCTCGTCGCGCCGGACGGCGACCCGCGCCACCGCATCCGCCAGCTCCTCAGGATCGAGCCGCACAGCGGGTGGGCGTCCGAGCCGATGTTCGCCGAGGCGAAGCTGTCGTTCGGGTCCTGCGGGGACGAACGGCTCGACGCCTTCGGCGAGGTCACTGTGACGGGCTGCTCCATCCGCGAGACCGGGTGGGTCCTGCCGGCCTATCCGGCGACCGTCCTCGACGAGGATCTCGACTTCGAGCCCGAGGTCGGCTGA